Proteins encoded by one window of Orbaceae bacterium BiB:
- a CDS encoding transposase: protein MSKKYDPQFKQEAINLALNSEQTYRQTANDLGINYKTFCNWMYQTMNKPTHQAIKSNKKPDYHELERQNKAMKKELELRKKEIDILKKAAQYFASLK, encoded by the coding sequence ATGAGTAAAAAATACGATCCCCAATTTAAACAAGAAGCGATCAATTTAGCCCTAAATAGCGAACAAACTTATCGACAAACAGCCAATGATTTAGGTATAAATTACAAAACATTTTGTAATTGGATGTACCAAACGATGAATAAACCAACCCATCAAGCGATAAAATCAAATAAAAAACCAGACTATCACGAACTTGAGCGTCAAAATAAAGCGATGAAAAAAGAGCTTGAGCTACGTAAAAAGGAGATCGATATCCTAAAAAAGGCCGCTCAGTACTTTGCGAGCCTGAAATAG
- a CDS encoding IS3 family transposase, with amino-acid sequence MKKQNTLSKRRLFHLFDVSSSGYYAYLKRLPSQRTVFNQQLDKKIETLFEDHRHLYGYRRLHVELLEEGYCLSRERVRRRMHKLHLKAKQRKKYKQTTHSNHNKPVAENILDRHFTMDTPNQAWVCDITYIKVNGQWLYLAIVLDLYSRKIIGWAMDTHMESSLVCQALTMALLHRGYPSKVIVHSDRGGQYCSDDYQAILTAYGLTCSMSRKGNCWDNAVAESFFHTLKTEWIYRHKLENMAQAKSMLLWYIEVYYNRVRKHSYLNYLSPVQFEEKMI; translated from the coding sequence ATTAAAAAGCAAAACACGCTATCTAAGCGTCGTTTATTTCATCTATTTGACGTGTCAAGTAGTGGTTACTATGCCTATTTAAAGCGATTACCGTCTCAGAGAACAGTGTTTAATCAGCAGCTTGACAAAAAGATTGAAACACTATTTGAAGATCATCGGCATCTCTATGGTTATCGGCGTTTACATGTCGAACTTTTGGAGGAAGGCTATTGTTTATCACGTGAACGAGTTCGTCGACGAATGCACAAGCTTCACCTTAAAGCAAAACAACGCAAAAAGTATAAACAAACAACGCACAGTAACCACAACAAACCGGTCGCTGAAAATATTTTAGATAGGCACTTTACCATGGACACACCTAATCAAGCTTGGGTATGCGATATAACTTATATTAAAGTGAACGGACAGTGGTTATACCTCGCGATTGTACTTGATCTCTACTCTCGTAAAATCATAGGCTGGGCGATGGATACGCATATGGAAAGCTCGCTAGTTTGTCAAGCCTTAACTATGGCTTTGCTTCATCGGGGCTATCCAAGTAAAGTGATTGTTCATAGTGACCGTGGTGGCCAGTATTGTTCCGATGATTACCAAGCTATATTAACGGCTTATGGCTTAACGTGTAGTATGAGTCGCAAAGGTAACTGTTGGGATAATGCGGTGGCTGAAAGCTTTTTCCATACCTTAAAAACAGAATGGATTTACCGACACAAACTAGAAAATATGGCACAAGCTAAATCGATGCTCTTGTGGTACATTGAGGTTTACTATAACCGAGTAAGAAAACATTCATATTTAAACTATTTATCACCTGTTCAATTTGAAGAAAAAATGATTTAA
- a CDS encoding IS3 family transposase → MVPYQQNETLCDKVSEVFDLNYRVYGTRRLQAELKRQGIALSRRRIGRIMKEKELVSKYTCKKYRIDAEKSNESIVSNALDREFEVGQKRKVLVTDLTYVRVKQRWNYLCIIVDIRDLPTF, encoded by the coding sequence ATGGTACCGTATCAACAAAATGAAACACTCTGCGATAAAGTAAGCGAAGTATTTGACCTAAATTATCGTGTTTATGGTACAAGACGCTTGCAAGCAGAGCTGAAACGGCAAGGTATAGCATTATCGAGACGGCGAATTGGTCGAATAATGAAGGAAAAGGAATTAGTCTCAAAATATACCTGTAAAAAATACCGTATTGATGCTGAAAAGAGTAATGAATCAATCGTGAGCAATGCGCTTGACCGAGAGTTTGAAGTGGGTCAAAAGCGAAAAGTTTTGGTAACTGATTTAACCTATGTAAGGGTAAAACAGCGTTGGAATTACCTGTGTATTATTGTTGATATCCGTGATCTGCCCACATTTTAG
- a CDS encoding transposase encodes MTQHLNRKEKRSFSHEFKKQMVMLHRNGKKRADIVAEYDLTKSALDKWIKQYQETGSFTAQGNRSHEENELIALRKENKRLLMENDILKQAALIMGRKSH; translated from the coding sequence ATGACACAACATTTAAATCGAAAAGAAAAGCGTAGTTTTAGTCATGAGTTTAAAAAACAGATGGTTATGCTACATCGAAATGGCAAAAAGCGAGCAGACATCGTTGCTGAGTACGATTTAACTAAATCAGCATTAGATAAGTGGATAAAACAATACCAAGAAACGGGTTCATTTACAGCGCAAGGTAATCGAAGTCATGAGGAGAATGAACTGATTGCCTTACGCAAAGAAAATAAACGCTTGTTAATGGAGAATGATATCCTAAAGCAGGCAGCGTTGATAATGGGGCGAAAATCGCATTAA
- a CDS encoding glycoside hydrolase family protein, which yields MLAEQCVNQYANSEKLSKSVFDAAVSITFNVGCSKMKTSTMYRYLNLGEYERACNELPRWNKSAGNVLNSLVIRRAKERELCLLDLNLS from the coding sequence ATATTAGCTGAACAATGTGTTAATCAATACGCTAATAGTGAAAAGTTATCGAAATCAGTGTTTGATGCAGCGGTATCGATTACGTTTAATGTTGGCTGTTCTAAAATGAAAACCTCAACAATGTATCGTTATCTGAATCTTGGAGAGTATGAACGAGCTTGTAATGAGCTACCACGTTGGAATAAATCAGCAGGTAACGTGTTAAATAGTTTAGTCATTCGACGAGCAAAAGAGCGTGAATTATGTCTACTCGATTTAAATTTATCTTAG
- a CDS encoding lysis system i-spanin subunit Rz codes for MSTRFKFILVITMTTVFGLLITVLFDIKNTYLEFGSIKTELSQVKAEFNQYQMIVQKVNDIDNKFTHNLANTKSENNNLYDNVINDLGRLQFNLSKAEQSTTSSMDDGVFCELTGEARQNYYQLR; via the coding sequence ATGTCTACTCGATTTAAATTTATCTTAGTTATAACAATGACTACCGTATTTGGCTTACTGATTACTGTATTATTTGATATCAAAAATACCTATTTAGAGTTTGGCTCAATCAAAACTGAGTTATCACAAGTTAAAGCTGAATTTAATCAGTATCAAATGATTGTACAAAAAGTTAATGATATCGACAACAAATTTACTCATAACTTAGCAAATACAAAATCTGAAAACAATAATCTGTATGACAATGTTATTAATGATCTTGGTCGGTTGCAGTTCAACCTCAGTAAAGCAGAACAATCCACCACATCCAGTATGGATGATGGGGTCTTCTGCGAACTCACTGGAGAAGCTAGACAAAATTATTATCAACTCAGATAA
- a CDS encoding DUF333 domain-containing protein, with protein MKKLLLISLLSILATACAKKEPIQKQVGMANPASVYCENIGGKSEIIKDPKGWYGLCHLPDGTTVDEWKLYRDKH; from the coding sequence ATGAAAAAATTATTATTGATTAGTTTATTATCTATTTTAGCAACAGCGTGTGCAAAAAAGGAACCGATACAAAAACAAGTGGGTATGGCTAATCCTGCATCCGTTTATTGTGAAAATATTGGCGGTAAATCAGAAATAATTAAAGATCCTAAAGGTTGGTATGGTTTATGCCACCTACCCGATGGAACTACTGTTGATGAGTGGAAACTATATAGAGATAAACATTAA
- a CDS encoding endonuclease, protein MKKYLISILLVPFFCYSAQQNFNNAKTQLIKIYKNNPEQKEFYCGCDFSFTGKKGIVDLNSCDYQARKNQTRAERIEWEHVMPAENFGRHLQCWKEGGRKNCKKDATFNQMEGDMHNLQPSIGEVNGDRSNYGYTLFTQTFNQYGQCQTAVDFKARRFQPRDEIRGVIARTYFYMSDKYKINLSKQDKQLMSAWDKMYPPSKWECTRNQLIQDTQGNDNKFITISCSR, encoded by the coding sequence ATGAAAAAATATCTAATATCCATTCTACTTGTACCGTTTTTCTGTTATTCAGCACAACAAAACTTTAATAATGCCAAAACACAATTAATTAAAATCTACAAAAATAATCCGGAACAGAAAGAGTTCTATTGTGGTTGTGATTTTAGTTTTACTGGTAAAAAAGGTATTGTTGATTTAAATAGTTGCGACTATCAGGCTCGTAAAAATCAAACAAGAGCTGAACGTATTGAGTGGGAGCATGTGATGCCTGCTGAAAACTTTGGACGGCATCTGCAATGTTGGAAAGAGGGTGGCCGTAAAAATTGTAAGAAAGATGCTACATTTAACCAAATGGAAGGTGATATGCACAATTTGCAGCCATCAATAGGTGAAGTGAATGGTGATCGTTCAAATTATGGTTATACACTTTTTACACAAACCTTTAATCAGTATGGACAGTGTCAAACGGCTGTTGATTTCAAAGCTCGTCGGTTTCAGCCAAGGGATGAAATCCGCGGTGTAATTGCCCGGACATATTTCTATATGTCTGATAAGTATAAAATAAATTTATCAAAGCAAGATAAGCAGCTAATGTCAGCCTGGGATAAAATGTATCCACCAAGTAAATGGGAGTGTACCCGAAATCAGTTAATACAAGACACACAAGGTAATGATAATAAATTTATAACCATATCGTGTTCACGCTAA
- a CDS encoding entericidin A/B family lipoprotein — MKKMILIFITSLVFLSGCNTIAGAGEDIQDGGHTITKAADGVKDAM, encoded by the coding sequence ATGAAAAAAATGATTTTAATTTTTATTACCTCATTGGTCTTTTTATCTGGCTGTAATACCATAGCGGGAGCTGGCGAAGATATTCAAGATGGTGGTCATACAATAACTAAAGCTGCGGATGGCGTTAAAGACGCAATGTAA
- a CDS encoding MipA/OmpV family protein produces the protein MKKSTLSLISLLFSYNAIASEQNNTIGISGSWSQSPYIGQSNQFTPMPLIDYDSEHFFISGLSGGIHLWNNETQQLDISMQYQDIELDPSDNDDVRMKQLNHRRTTLLAGLSYAITTPYGQISAEALTDVLNNSNTVSIELEYAAYFALTDKLAIIPQVGVTWYNRSHNRYYYGINENQSLASGFEQYRPSSGLVPYAVLTTSYRFNKSWSAVVEYELDWLDSEVKSSPIVNRSNMSTLTAGILFHF, from the coding sequence ATGAAAAAAAGTACGTTATCCTTGATCAGCTTATTATTTTCATATAATGCGATAGCTAGTGAGCAAAATAATACCATCGGTATCAGTGGCTCTTGGTCACAATCGCCTTATATTGGTCAAAGTAATCAATTTACACCAATGCCCTTGATCGACTATGACTCAGAACACTTTTTTATTTCAGGCTTATCTGGAGGTATCCACCTCTGGAATAATGAAACTCAACAATTAGATATATCAATGCAATATCAAGACATTGAACTCGATCCTTCAGATAATGATGATGTTAGGATGAAACAGCTTAACCACCGTAGAACAACTTTATTAGCAGGTTTATCTTATGCGATCACGACACCATACGGACAAATTAGCGCTGAAGCACTTACTGATGTCTTAAACAATAGTAATACAGTTTCGATTGAGTTGGAATATGCTGCCTATTTTGCATTAACCGATAAGCTCGCTATCATTCCTCAAGTCGGTGTAACTTGGTATAATCGCAGTCATAATCGTTATTATTATGGTATCAATGAAAATCAATCATTAGCGAGTGGATTTGAGCAATATCGACCAAGTAGTGGTTTAGTACCTTATGCGGTATTAACAACGAGCTATCGTTTTAATAAGAGTTGGTCAGCGGTCGTAGAGTATGAATTAGATTGGCTCGATAGTGAAGTTAAATCAAGTCCTATTGTAAATCGATCTAATATGAGTACATTAACCGCAGGAATATTATTCCATTTTTAA
- the ispE gene encoding 4-(cytidine 5'-diphospho)-2-C-methyl-D-erythritol kinase gives MSIQQEWPSPAKLNLFLYITGQRTDGYHNLQTLFQFIDYCDYLNFEPRQDQVVFLKTEFNDVKHDDNLIIKAANLLINYVKRQYPNFIVPYGVTISIDKKLPMGGGLGGGSSNAATTLVALNHLWQLQLSKEQLMSIGSKIGADVPIFIFGHSAFAQGVGDDLVAIDVPEKWYLVIKPDVNIATAKIFTTPTLKRDTVTRTISELLELPFANDCENTVRELYPEIDHLISLMASQAPTRLTGTGSCIFCECDSEQHAHSLQLFLQQQYDSAAKITSFIAQGINCSPLSKTVNH, from the coding sequence ATGAGTATCCAACAGGAGTGGCCGTCGCCTGCTAAACTTAATCTGTTTTTATATATCACAGGGCAACGTACTGATGGCTATCACAACTTGCAAACACTATTCCAATTTATTGATTATTGTGATTATCTCAACTTTGAACCTCGTCAAGATCAAGTTGTTTTTCTAAAAACAGAATTTAACGATGTTAAACATGATGATAATTTAATTATTAAAGCCGCTAATTTACTGATTAATTATGTTAAAAGACAGTATCCTAATTTTATCGTGCCTTATGGCGTTACAATTTCGATTGATAAAAAATTACCAATGGGTGGAGGCTTAGGCGGAGGTTCATCAAACGCAGCCACAACATTAGTTGCTCTAAATCATCTTTGGCAATTACAGTTGAGTAAAGAGCAATTGATGTCAATTGGTAGTAAAATTGGTGCCGATGTACCTATTTTTATCTTCGGACACAGCGCATTTGCACAAGGCGTTGGTGACGATCTTGTCGCTATTGATGTTCCTGAAAAGTGGTATTTAGTTATTAAACCAGATGTTAATATCGCTACTGCAAAAATTTTTACTACACCGACATTAAAACGTGACACTGTAACTAGAACTATTAGTGAATTACTTGAATTACCATTTGCTAATGATTGTGAAAATACGGTTCGCGAACTATACCCTGAAATAGATCATTTAATATCATTGATGGCAAGTCAAGCCCCTACTCGCTTAACTGGAACTGGATCTTGCATTTTTTGTGAATGTGATAGTGAGCAACATGCACATTCATTACAACTATTTTTACAGCAACAGTATGATTCAGCCGCAAAAATAACTAGCTTTATTGCGCAAGGAATAAACTGTTCGCCGCTGTCCAAAACAGTAAATCATTAA
- the lolB gene encoding lipoprotein insertase outer membrane protein LolB gives MRSFFQCYRIIVLSIVVLMMTACVNNSQNLTGDKQQIAWQKHQQQLSNLTKYQATGSLSYITTKTKYYGRFYLNQTSDNEYQLKLTSPIGTSIFSLTVTPYLAELTTQNGKKYTDENVERLMSQLTGMDIPFKSLHNWFKGLSDNPSQDKLDSSGRLAKTTLPQNNQNWLLTINKYSTYRFANQNIELPYSIDLNNKNDILKLTINNWKIN, from the coding sequence ATGCGTTCATTTTTTCAATGTTATCGAATTATAGTGCTATCCATTGTTGTTTTAATGATGACAGCCTGTGTTAATAATTCTCAAAATTTAACGGGCGACAAGCAGCAAATAGCTTGGCAAAAACATCAACAGCAATTATCTAATTTAACCAAATATCAAGCAACCGGTAGTTTGTCCTATATTACAACTAAAACCAAATATTATGGTCGTTTCTATCTTAATCAGACCTCAGATAATGAGTATCAATTAAAATTAACGAGCCCAATTGGAACATCAATATTTTCATTAACTGTTACCCCATATCTTGCTGAACTGACAACTCAAAATGGTAAAAAATATACTGATGAGAATGTTGAACGTTTAATGAGCCAATTAACGGGTATGGATATTCCATTTAAATCATTACATAATTGGTTTAAAGGCTTGTCTGATAATCCGTCGCAAGATAAGTTAGATTCCAGTGGCCGATTAGCTAAAACAACGTTGCCACAAAATAATCAAAATTGGCTATTAACTATCAATAAATATAGTACCTATCGTTTTGCAAACCAAAATATTGAATTACCTTATAGTATCGATTTAAACAATAAAAACGATATTCTAAAACTGACTATTAATAACTGGAAAATAAATTAA
- the hemA gene encoding glutamyl-tRNA reductase — translation MSIAIVGINHKTAPVALREKIAFSPDSIENALYHLHQHPLLNGCVILSTCNRTEIYISYEHIIDLPRIKVSVELWLSQYHQIQLADYQGSLYWHDGQEAVEHLMKVASGIDSMILGEPQILGQVKQAYSYSHQHKCLSGELEKLFQRIFHVAKRVRTETEIGSNTASVAYSACLVARQLFSCSSSLNVMLVGAGETIELIARYLKQHGFNKIIVANRTREKALKLANLMDAEIIALPDIAVRLKDVDIVISSTASPLPIIGKGMVERSMSIRKQNAADSKMLFIDLAVPRDIEAEIAQLDDVQLFTLDDLQKTVQSNLEQRAIAAKEAIYIIEEEADIFMSWLRSRNAVDLVKQYRENAEMIKLELTGKAVSAIKQGADVDDVLNKLSYQLTNRLIHAPTQTLLQAATKDCCDCLKVLSESFGLKEN, via the coding sequence ATGTCTATAGCAATAGTCGGAATTAATCATAAAACTGCGCCAGTTGCATTACGGGAGAAAATTGCCTTTTCTCCTGATTCAATTGAGAACGCTTTATATCATTTGCATCAGCACCCATTACTGAATGGGTGTGTTATTTTGTCTACTTGTAATCGTACTGAAATTTATATCAGTTATGAGCATATTATTGATTTACCTCGTATTAAGGTTTCGGTTGAGTTATGGCTAAGCCAGTATCATCAAATTCAACTAGCAGATTATCAAGGAAGCTTATATTGGCATGATGGTCAAGAAGCTGTGGAACATTTGATGAAAGTCGCTAGTGGTATTGACTCAATGATTTTAGGTGAGCCACAAATATTAGGTCAGGTTAAGCAAGCTTATAGCTATTCCCACCAGCATAAATGTTTATCTGGTGAGCTGGAAAAATTATTTCAGCGTATTTTTCATGTCGCTAAGCGCGTGCGAACTGAAACAGAAATCGGTTCTAACACTGCCTCAGTTGCTTATTCAGCATGTCTTGTTGCTCGCCAGTTATTTTCGTGTTCATCATCATTAAATGTGATGTTAGTTGGAGCTGGTGAAACAATTGAGCTGATCGCCCGTTATCTTAAACAGCATGGATTTAATAAAATTATTGTCGCTAATCGAACGCGAGAAAAAGCGTTAAAACTAGCTAATCTGATGGATGCAGAGATTATTGCATTACCTGATATTGCAGTACGTCTTAAAGATGTTGATATTGTGATTAGTTCAACAGCAAGTCCATTACCTATTATTGGTAAAGGAATGGTTGAACGTTCAATGTCTATTCGTAAACAAAACGCTGCTGACAGTAAAATGTTATTTATTGATTTAGCAGTACCAAGAGATATTGAAGCTGAAATAGCTCAACTTGATGATGTTCAATTATTTACTCTTGATGATTTACAAAAAACCGTTCAATCTAACTTAGAGCAGCGGGCTATTGCTGCTAAAGAAGCCATTTATATTATTGAAGAAGAAGCCGATATTTTTATGAGTTGGTTACGCTCTCGTAATGCCGTTGATCTCGTTAAGCAATATCGTGAAAATGCTGAAATGATTAAACTAGAGCTGACTGGTAAAGCGGTATCTGCCATTAAGCAAGGTGCCGATGTTGACGATGTACTAAATAAGTTATCTTATCAACTTACTAATCGATTAATTCATGCTCCAACTCAAACATTATTGCAAGCAGCTACAAAAGATTGCTGTGACTGTTTAAAAGTATTAAGTGAAAGTTTTGGTTTGAAAGAAAATTAG
- the prfA gene encoding peptide chain release factor 1 has protein sequence MKPSIIAKLEALQERFEEVQALLSDPAVISDQDRFRALSKEYSQLTDVVKCFEQWKTTQEDIETAKSMLSDPEMGEMAQEELNDAKERVESLESQLQVLLLPKDPNDEYNCFLEIRAGTGGDEAAIFAGDLARMYTKYAESKRWRTEIMSSNDGEHGGYKEVILLVSGDSVYGNLKFESGGHRVQRVPETESQGRIHTSACTIAVLPEIPEAELPEISPADLRIDTFRSSGAGGQHVNTTDSAIRITHIPTGIVVECQDERSQHKNKAKAMSVLAARIQDAERQKRQQEEASTRRNLLGSGDRSDRIRTYNYPQGRVTDHRINLTIYRLDEVMEGKLEMLVDPIVQEYQADQLAALSEQDA, from the coding sequence ATGAAACCCTCAATTATAGCTAAATTAGAAGCCTTACAAGAACGATTTGAAGAAGTACAAGCGTTATTATCTGATCCTGCTGTTATCTCTGATCAGGATCGTTTTAGAGCTTTATCAAAAGAGTATTCCCAATTAACAGACGTTGTTAAGTGTTTTGAACAATGGAAAACAACACAAGAAGATATTGAAACGGCTAAATCGATGTTATCTGATCCGGAGATGGGTGAGATGGCGCAAGAGGAGCTTAACGATGCTAAAGAGAGAGTTGAATCATTAGAAAGTCAGCTACAGGTCTTACTATTACCAAAAGATCCTAATGATGAATATAACTGTTTTCTTGAAATTCGAGCGGGAACTGGCGGTGATGAAGCGGCTATTTTTGCAGGTGATTTGGCGAGAATGTACACTAAATATGCAGAATCTAAGCGTTGGCGTACCGAAATTATGAGTTCAAATGACGGTGAACACGGCGGTTATAAAGAGGTGATTTTATTAGTTAGCGGTGATAGTGTTTATGGTAATTTAAAATTTGAATCAGGTGGTCACCGTGTTCAACGTGTACCAGAAACTGAGTCACAAGGGCGTATTCACACTTCAGCTTGTACTATTGCAGTATTACCTGAAATTCCTGAAGCTGAATTACCGGAAATTAGTCCTGCTGATCTACGTATTGATACCTTCCGCTCTTCTGGTGCGGGTGGACAGCACGTTAATACAACGGATTCTGCAATTCGAATTACCCATATTCCAACTGGTATTGTTGTTGAGTGCCAAGATGAGCGATCACAACATAAAAATAAAGCTAAAGCAATGTCGGTATTAGCCGCTAGAATTCAAGATGCTGAACGACAAAAGCGTCAACAAGAAGAAGCATCAACAAGACGTAACTTACTAGGATCAGGCGATCGTTCAGATCGTATTCGTACCTACAACTATCCGCAAGGTCGCGTTACTGATCACCGCATTAATCTAACGATCTATCGTTTAGATGAGGTGATGGAAGGTAAACTAGAAATGCTAGTTGATCCAATTGTTCAAGAGTATCAAGCCGATCAATTAGCTGCATTATCGGAACAAGATGCATGA